A stretch of Lepisosteus oculatus isolate fLepOcu1 chromosome 11, fLepOcu1.hap2, whole genome shotgun sequence DNA encodes these proteins:
- the dele1 gene encoding death ligand signal enhancer isoform X1 encodes MWRIHGLVGRVLNRCHVSTPLRLSQGHHVEDDVLNSSSLLSSGLHPFDSSSQRGENGDRQRNERTFHYYSARLPRYTALDAVGWGAATVLFLQVFRRIHSQFSSPSDKGQYREPLQVHRCSYRALLEILSCHNALPRSINARCLRSLETGSSEDSTADLSSSASLNQDTSVTEDGLSAVIADSEDAEAFEKLTENNSLPPEEGLTGAANNFKSVTESNVPIILNIIGLENAKRGDYCTAFSCFLAAAKHNYSKAHFNVAVCYEKGRGVAKDMEKAAVYYRQAAAAGHSQAQFRYAKYLLHSKEQQDPQDSSRAIAMLEKAAASGVREAQAYLGVLFSQEPQRNGKKAVHYLQMAAKNGDAQSQFNLGQCYEMGFGVQRCYMTALDHYQQAAAAGSEQACCMLRALWGQGERGRGLSEDVMLRSVSSSPCFSGAETFSQRRDRASKTKDPCGPNRISRTLPHSWSTDSIHTLPMINVTSSVLAELSEMDEALKSCRLSKPRHCSWTIGVG; translated from the exons ATGTGGAGGATCCATGGCTTAGTTGGGAGAG TCTTGAACCGCTGCCACGTGAGCACCCCACTGCGGCTCTCACAGGGCCACCACGTGGAAGATGACGTGCTCAACTCCTCTTCGCTGCTGTCCTCTGGCCTCCATCCCTTTGATAGCAG CTCGCAAAGAGGAGAGAATGGAGACAGGCAGCGGAATGAAAGGACTTTCCACTATTATTCTGCCAGACTCCCACGTTACACAGCTCTGGATGCCGTAGGCTGG GGTGCGGCCACAGTGCTCTTTCTGCAGGTCTTCAGACGAATTCACTCCCAGTTCTCCAGCCCCAGTGACAAAGGCCAGTACAGAGAGCCTCTGCAGGTTCATAGATGCAGCTACAGGGCTCTTCTTGAGATCT tgtccTGTCATAATGCCCTGCCTAGAAGCATAAATGCCAGGTGTTTGAGAAGTTTAGAGACTGGCAGCTCTGAGGATTCTACAGCAGATTTATCTTCTTCTGCTTCTCTCAACCAAGACACTTCTGTTACAG AAGACGGGTTGTCTGCTGTAATTGCAGATTCTGAAGATGCTGAAGCCTTTGAAAAGCTTACAGAAAATAATTCTCTTCCCCCTGAGGAAGGATTAACTGGTGCAGCAAACAACTTCAAGTCTGTCACAGAATCTAATGTTCCCATCATTCTAAACATAATTG GTCTGGAGAATGCAAAGAGAGGAGACTACTGCACAGCTTTTTCATGTTTCCTGGCTGCTGCAAAACATAACTATAGCAAAGCACATTTCAATGTGGCAGTCTGCTATGAAAAAGGAAGAGGAGTCGCAAAGGATATGGAAAAG GCAGCTGTATACTACCgccaggctgctgctgctggacaTAGCCAGGCACAGTTCCGATATGCAAAGTATCTCCTGCACAGTAAAGAGCAACAAGATCCCCAGGATTCCAGCAGAGCTATTGCAATGCTGGAGAAGGCAGCCGCATCTGGAGTGAGAGAG GCTCAGGCATACCTGGGAGTGCTTTTCTCTCAGGAGCCCCAGAGAAATGGGAAGAAAGCTGTTCATTATCTGCAAATGGCAGCAAAGAATGGG GATGCCCAGAGTCAGTTCAATTTGGGCCAGTGCTACGAGATGGGCTTTGGTGTCCAGCGGTGCTACATGACTGCACTAGATCATTACCAGCAGGCTGCTGCTGCAGGGAGTGAGCAGGCTTGCTGCATGCTAAGAGCCCTCTGGGGCCAGGGTGAAAGAG GCAGAGGGCTTTCCGAGGATGTAATGCTGAGATCGGTCAGTTCCTCTCCTTGCTTTTCTGGGGCAGAGACCTTTTCGCAAAGACGAGACCGTGCCAGTAAAACCAAAGACCCCTGTGGTCCAAATCGCATCTCCCGGACTCTTCCTCATTCATGGAGCACtgacagtattcacacattACCGATGATAAATGTAACCTCCAGTGTTCTTGCTGAGCTTTCTGAAATGGATGAGGCGCTAAAAAGCTGTCGACTATCTAAGCCGAGACACTGTAGCTGGACAATCGGAGTTGGGTAG
- the pcdh12 gene encoding protocadherin-12, which yields MILCAAQLPVLALWLVITVSSSDTIALTIQYKVLEEEPSGTMIGTLADDLKVRGETGVLDNFQIVKQALPLPFVVGLQDGMVLTKGQLDRETLCRDTGLCLIAFNVLFNTGGAIGFLQVNVEVLDINDHSPTFPSAEQEIEISETAMLRMRIPLDRALDPDAGPNGLQTYSLSPNQHFALDVITHSDGTKHAELVVIKELDREVQSSFELTLVAWDKGNPPRSGSTLVKINVLDSNDNSPVFEESLLAIDLSEDTVRGTTVINLKATDPDQGANGEIEYSFSKHAPLEVQNLFSIDPKTGTVNLTGELDYENKHTYEIDIQARDLGPNAIPSHCKLHIKVLDVNDNAPNIHFTWAPQDSAFATVSEGAAKETFLALVMVSDADSGSNGEVHCHIQHGLGHFRLKKVHRDNYMIVTNSVLDRESRVEYNLTLVAKDHGIPPLSVTKHLTVHVLDENDNPPVFSKVLYEASFEENNEPDYLILSVDAHDVDLDLNGKISYSIKESKDSDKFIIHPTTGYIHARQSFDFELFKSFTLIVEAADQGQPSLTSSATVLINIKDINDNFPIIEEPVSKRGRASITIPVNTEKGEIFIELGDIQGDRSSTYLFEYPSSNNSTAGLKPFGYLATKIRAHDMDSGLNGMLHYKIIKGNTDGLFLLDQLTGEMYVNSSNATELIGKVFEIDIAVSDLGSPPLVTEANLEITFINLLDHQKNSSPGQRGQLSSTMMLAICLGATFLLLLVVVALVTTFCRMEKRDNRAYNCRQAESTYTRHPRRPQKQIQKTDIQLIPVLRGRKEEALEEDPQKTSIPKEEEIPETQAFFPPCQFNLSPSLSRTLRNQTFPDNNGTLPLHPPRTLRKPSNIEIDGSLPRTPATPYRTLRRTKNSEVQAEAPASPTPSSRLGTLRRQGSPEIQQSSEGTSDSAPSSPPFRTLRRQRNVDCKMKEDKEDHQQILRNLVRMSMAAFAEYSPIELSSASPEVQQISQLLSLLHQGQLQPRPNFRGNKYSHRAGRSGTQDTDWLSTKDSGHGESEAGDVDWDIGRDSPIDPLLGEGLDMLLSNTDDVFADAPDPAWMARLSLPLSADYRENVFVPEGHSSPETLLSPQALQEATTCFSTFGKTSGKGSALPGHLFSEVSTLFEMLLTQKADSQPQTSAEMLYRLSAAYRRSLGLDGTGGGAQQPRSPAAENNSHATYSSGMGLENHY from the exons ATGATTTTATGTGCTGCTCAGCTGCCTGTTCTGGCTCTTTGGTTGGTGATCACTGTTTCCTCTTCAGACACTATTGCTCTGACAATTCAATATAAGGTTTTGGAAGAAGAGCCAAGTGGGACCATGATTGGAACATTAGCTGATGACTTGAAAGTGAGGGGAGAAACTGGAGTGCTGGACAACTTTCAAATTGTGAAGCAGGCTCTAcccttaccatttgttgttggATTACAAGATGGAATGGTTTTGACTAAGGGTCAGCTAGACCGGGAGACCCTTTGCAGGGATACTGGTCTCTGTCTGATTGCTTTTAATGTGCTCTTCAATACTGGAGGTGCCATAGGCTTCCTCCAGGTGAATGTGGAGGTCCTGGACATCAATGACCACAGCCCCACCTTCCCAAGCGCCGAGCAGGAAATTGAGATATCAGAAACTGCAATGCTGCGCATGAGGATACCACTGGACAGAGCACTGGATCCAGATGCAGGACCAAATGGTCTCCAGACCTATTCTCTCTCCCCCAACCAGCACTTCGCACTGGATGTTATAACTCACTCAGACGGCACCAAGCATGCAGAGTTGGTGGTCATCAAGGAACTGGACAGGGAGGTTCAGTCATCCTTTGAGTTAACCCTGGTGGCCTGGGATAAAGGCAATCCCCCCAGATCAGGCAGCACGCTGGTGAAGATCAACGTCTTGGACTCTAATGACAACAGCCCCGTCTTTGAAGAAAGCTTGCTCGCCATTGACCTCAGTGAAGATACAGTCCGGGGCACTACAGTAATTAATCTTAAGGCCACTGACCCTGACCAAGGGGCCAATGGAGAAATTGAATATTCTTTTAGCAAACATGCCCCTTTAGAGGTGCAAAACCTTTTCAGTATTGATCCAAAGACTGGGACGGTGAACCTCACTGGGGAATTGGACTATGAGAATAAGCACACTTATGAGATTGATATTCAGGCGAGGGATTTGGGACCCAATGCCATCCCTTCTCATTGTAAGCTCCATATTAAAGTACTGGATGTCAATGATAATGCACCCAACATACATTTTACCTGGGCACCACAGGATTCTGCTTTTGCTACAGTGTCTGAAGGTGCTGCTAAAGAAACCTTCCTAGCACTGGTGATGGTGTCTGATGCAGATTCAGGGAGTAATGGAGAGGTCCATTGCCACATCCAGCATGGGCTCGGTCACTTCCGACTGAAGAAGGTCCATCGTGACAATTACATGATAGTGACCAACAGTGTCTTGGACAGGGAAAGTAGGGTGGAGTATAACCTGACCTTGGTAGCCAAAGACCATGGAATACCTCCTTTGTCTGTCACGAAACACTTAACTGTCCATGTCTTAGATGAAAATGacaatccccctgttttctcaAAAGTACTTTATGAGGCCTCTTTCGAGGAGAACAATGAACCCGATTACCTAATCCTTTCGGTGGATGCTCATGATGTTGACCTTGACCTCAATGGGAAGATTTCTTACTCCATCAAGGAATCTAAGGATTCTGACAAATTTATCATACATCCCACTACTGGTTACATTCATGCCCGGCAGTCTTTTGATTTTGAGCTATTCAAGAGCTTTACACTTATTGTGGAGGCTGCAGATCAAGGACAGCCCTCTCTGACCAGCAGTGCTACTGTCCTGATAAATATAAAGGATATCAATGACAACTTTCCCATTATTGAAGAGCCTGTGTCAAAGAGGGGCAGGGCATCAATCACCATCCCTGTGAACACTGAGAAGGGGGAGATATTTATTGAACTGGGAGACATTCAGGGAGACAGATCAAGTACCTACCTCTTTGAATACCCTTCAAGCAACAATTCTACAGCAGGTCTGAAGCCATTTGGTTACCTAGCCACCAAAATCAGAGCACATGATATGGATTCAGGCCTAAACGGAATGcttcattataaaataattaaaggaaaCACTGATGGCCTCTTTTTACTGGACCAGTTAACTGGGGAGATGTATGTAAATTCCAGCAATGCTACAGAATTGATTGGAAAGGTGTTTGAGATAGATATAGCTGTCTCAGACTTGGGCTCTCCCCCACTTGTCACTGAAGCTAATTTGGAAATCACATTTATTAATCTGCTGGATCACCAAAAGAATTCTTCCCCTGGCCAaagagggcagcttagctccacCATGATGCTGGCTATCTGCCTTGGGGCTACGTTCCTGTTGCTCCTGGTGGTGGTAGCACTGGTGACGACCTTTTGCAGAATGGAAAAACGAGACAACCGCGCTTACAACTGCAGACAAGCCGAGAGCACCTACACCAGGCACCCCAGGCGCCCACAAAAGCAGATCCAGAAAACTGACATCCAGTTAATTCCTGTGTTGAGAGGAAGAAAAGAAGAAGCCTTAGAAGAAGACCCACAAAAGACCTCCATTCCTAAGGAAGAAGAAATACCTGAAACCCAAGCATTCTTTCCTCCTTGTCAGTTCAACCTTTCTCCATCTCTTAGCAGAACTTTAAGGAACCAGACTTTCCCAGACAACAACGGAACATTACCTCTGCATCCTCCCAGGACCCTCCGTAAACCCAGTAACATAGAAATTGACGGGTCTCTTCCCAGGACTCCAGCAACTCCTTACAGAACCCTTCGTAGAACCAAGAACTCAGAGGTCCAAGCAGAGGCCCCTGCATCCCCCACACCTTCCTCTCGACTGGGAACCCTGAGGAGACAGGGCAGTCCCGAAATTCAGCAAAGCTCCGAAGGAACCTCAGATTCGGCTCCCTCCTCACCACCATTTAGGACACTGAGAAGGCAGAGGAATGTGGATTGTAAGATGAAGGAAGATAAGGAAGATCACCAGCAGATTCTGAGGAATCTTGTTCGGATGTCCATGGCCGCCTTTGCGGAGTATAGTCCCATTGAGCTCTCCTCAGCTTCGCCAGAGGTACAG CAAATCTCCCAGCTGCTCTCCTTGCTGCATCAAGGGCAGTTACAGCCAAGACCAAACTTCCGGGGGAATAAGTATTCTCACAGAGCTGGCAG GTCCGGCACGCAGGACACCGACTGGCTGAGCACTAAGGACAGTGGCCATGGCGAAAGTGAAGCTGGGGATGTGGACTGGGATATTGGGAGAGACTCTCCTATTGACCCCCTGCTGGGGGAGGGTTTAGACATGCTGCTCAGCAACACAG ACGACGTGTTTGCGGATGCTCCAGACCCGGCCTGGATGGCTCGATTGTCTCTGCCGCTCTCTGCTGACTACAGGGAGAATGTTTTTGTTCCCGAGGGACACTCCTCACCAGAAACACTTCTTTCACCCCAGGCTCTTCAGGAGGCCACAACATGCTTCTCCACCTTTGGGAAGACATCTGGTAAGGGCAGCGCGCTGCCTGGGCACCTGTTCTCTGAGGTCAGTACCCTCTTTGAGATGCTACTCACTCAGAAGGCTGACTCCCAGCCCCAGACCTCTGCAGAGATGCTCTACAGACTCTCTGCTGCATATCGACGCTCACTGGGCCTGGACGGGACAGGAGGGGGTGCTCAACAGCCCCGAAGCCCAGCAGCTGAAAACAATTCTCATGCGACATATTCCTCCGGTATGGGGTTAGAGAACCACTATTAG
- the LOC102691008 gene encoding catechol O-methyltransferase-like isoform X2, which translates to MNSTHGQPDSVLQTFDLYAETQPSLVISREKGEFLDEVVQKATPACALVLGTQCGYSAIRILRLLPPSSKLYTVEQDPSAAEAAEEMILVAGFKHSQFQMVGSPSAVAIPQMLTGFDVRAVGLVLMDHDVEQYLPDLQALEKEGLLSTGCTLLVNNIDLREAQGFLHYIHSSPQYSVVHQVQDMLEIQCHQCSVKGTDPVTL; encoded by the exons ATGAACTCAACTCACGGGCAGCCCGACAGCGTGCTTCAAACCTTTGACCTCTACGCTGAGACGCAACCTTCTCTCGTCATCAGCCGGGAGAAGG GTGAATTCCTGGATGAAGTGGTGCAAAAGGCAACCCCTGCATGTGCCCTAGTACTGGGCACACAGTGCGGATACTCCGCTATCCGAATCCTCAGACTGCTGCCTCCTTCTTCAAAGCTTTACACTGTGGAACAGGACCCCAGCGCTGCAGAGGCAGCAGAGGAGATGATTCTAGtggctggattcaaacactcCCAG TTCCAGATGGTGGGCTCCCCATCTGCTGTTGCCATCCCCCAGATGCTGACAGGATTCGATGTCAGAGCTGTGGGCCTGGTGCTCATGGACCACGACGTGGAACAGTACCTGCCTGACCTCCAAGCTCTGGAGAAGGAAGGCCTGCTCTCAACAGGCTGTACCCTGCTGGTTAACAACATAGACCTCCGAGAAGCACAGGGCTTTCTGCACTACATCCACAGCAGCCCACAGTACTCTGTCGTCCATCAGGTGCAGGACATGCTGGAAATCCAGTGTCACCAGTGCTCGGTTAAGGGTACCGATCCAGTGACTTTATAA
- the LOC102691008 gene encoding catechol O-methyltransferase-like isoform X1 codes for MWLPAVYLPLIPVFVAMAIRYREQLGAFCRNVFFGRVGKHSGTRVQRAHDFVLMNSTHGQPDSVLQTFDLYAETQPSLVISREKGEFLDEVVQKATPACALVLGTQCGYSAIRILRLLPPSSKLYTVEQDPSAAEAAEEMILVAGFKHSQFQMVGSPSAVAIPQMLTGFDVRAVGLVLMDHDVEQYLPDLQALEKEGLLSTGCTLLVNNIDLREAQGFLHYIHSSPQYSVVHQVQDMLEIQCHQCSVKGTDPVTL; via the exons ATGTGGCTGCCTGCGGTCTATTTGCCTTTGATCCCGGTGTTTGTTGCCATGGCGATTCGTTATCGGGAGCAGTTGGGAGCTTTTTGCCGAAATGTGTTTTTCGGCAGGGTAGGAAAGCACTCGGGAACGCGCGTTCAGCGCGCTCACGACTTTGTCCTCATGAACTCAACTCACGGGCAGCCCGACAGCGTGCTTCAAACCTTTGACCTCTACGCTGAGACGCAACCTTCTCTCGTCATCAGCCGGGAGAAGG GTGAATTCCTGGATGAAGTGGTGCAAAAGGCAACCCCTGCATGTGCCCTAGTACTGGGCACACAGTGCGGATACTCCGCTATCCGAATCCTCAGACTGCTGCCTCCTTCTTCAAAGCTTTACACTGTGGAACAGGACCCCAGCGCTGCAGAGGCAGCAGAGGAGATGATTCTAGtggctggattcaaacactcCCAG TTCCAGATGGTGGGCTCCCCATCTGCTGTTGCCATCCCCCAGATGCTGACAGGATTCGATGTCAGAGCTGTGGGCCTGGTGCTCATGGACCACGACGTGGAACAGTACCTGCCTGACCTCCAAGCTCTGGAGAAGGAAGGCCTGCTCTCAACAGGCTGTACCCTGCTGGTTAACAACATAGACCTCCGAGAAGCACAGGGCTTTCTGCACTACATCCACAGCAGCCCACAGTACTCTGTCGTCCATCAGGTGCAGGACATGCTGGAAATCCAGTGTCACCAGTGCTCGGTTAAGGGTACCGATCCAGTGACTTTATAA
- the dele1 gene encoding death ligand signal enhancer isoform X2: MWRIHGLVGRVLNRCHVSTPLRLSQGHHVEDDVLNSSSLLSSGLHPFDSSSQRGENGDRQRNERTFHYYSARLPRYTALDAVGWGAATVLFLQVFRRIHSQFSSPSDKGQYREPLQVHRCSYRALLEILSCHNALPRSINARCLRSLETGSSEDSTADLSSSASLNQDTSVTDSEDAEAFEKLTENNSLPPEEGLTGAANNFKSVTESNVPIILNIIGLENAKRGDYCTAFSCFLAAAKHNYSKAHFNVAVCYEKGRGVAKDMEKAAVYYRQAAAAGHSQAQFRYAKYLLHSKEQQDPQDSSRAIAMLEKAAASGVREAQAYLGVLFSQEPQRNGKKAVHYLQMAAKNGDAQSQFNLGQCYEMGFGVQRCYMTALDHYQQAAAAGSEQACCMLRALWGQGERGRGLSEDVMLRSVSSSPCFSGAETFSQRRDRASKTKDPCGPNRISRTLPHSWSTDSIHTLPMINVTSSVLAELSEMDEALKSCRLSKPRHCSWTIGVG; encoded by the exons ATGTGGAGGATCCATGGCTTAGTTGGGAGAG TCTTGAACCGCTGCCACGTGAGCACCCCACTGCGGCTCTCACAGGGCCACCACGTGGAAGATGACGTGCTCAACTCCTCTTCGCTGCTGTCCTCTGGCCTCCATCCCTTTGATAGCAG CTCGCAAAGAGGAGAGAATGGAGACAGGCAGCGGAATGAAAGGACTTTCCACTATTATTCTGCCAGACTCCCACGTTACACAGCTCTGGATGCCGTAGGCTGG GGTGCGGCCACAGTGCTCTTTCTGCAGGTCTTCAGACGAATTCACTCCCAGTTCTCCAGCCCCAGTGACAAAGGCCAGTACAGAGAGCCTCTGCAGGTTCATAGATGCAGCTACAGGGCTCTTCTTGAGATCT tgtccTGTCATAATGCCCTGCCTAGAAGCATAAATGCCAGGTGTTTGAGAAGTTTAGAGACTGGCAGCTCTGAGGATTCTACAGCAGATTTATCTTCTTCTGCTTCTCTCAACCAAGACACTTCTGTTACAG ATTCTGAAGATGCTGAAGCCTTTGAAAAGCTTACAGAAAATAATTCTCTTCCCCCTGAGGAAGGATTAACTGGTGCAGCAAACAACTTCAAGTCTGTCACAGAATCTAATGTTCCCATCATTCTAAACATAATTG GTCTGGAGAATGCAAAGAGAGGAGACTACTGCACAGCTTTTTCATGTTTCCTGGCTGCTGCAAAACATAACTATAGCAAAGCACATTTCAATGTGGCAGTCTGCTATGAAAAAGGAAGAGGAGTCGCAAAGGATATGGAAAAG GCAGCTGTATACTACCgccaggctgctgctgctggacaTAGCCAGGCACAGTTCCGATATGCAAAGTATCTCCTGCACAGTAAAGAGCAACAAGATCCCCAGGATTCCAGCAGAGCTATTGCAATGCTGGAGAAGGCAGCCGCATCTGGAGTGAGAGAG GCTCAGGCATACCTGGGAGTGCTTTTCTCTCAGGAGCCCCAGAGAAATGGGAAGAAAGCTGTTCATTATCTGCAAATGGCAGCAAAGAATGGG GATGCCCAGAGTCAGTTCAATTTGGGCCAGTGCTACGAGATGGGCTTTGGTGTCCAGCGGTGCTACATGACTGCACTAGATCATTACCAGCAGGCTGCTGCTGCAGGGAGTGAGCAGGCTTGCTGCATGCTAAGAGCCCTCTGGGGCCAGGGTGAAAGAG GCAGAGGGCTTTCCGAGGATGTAATGCTGAGATCGGTCAGTTCCTCTCCTTGCTTTTCTGGGGCAGAGACCTTTTCGCAAAGACGAGACCGTGCCAGTAAAACCAAAGACCCCTGTGGTCCAAATCGCATCTCCCGGACTCTTCCTCATTCATGGAGCACtgacagtattcacacattACCGATGATAAATGTAACCTCCAGTGTTCTTGCTGAGCTTTCTGAAATGGATGAGGCGCTAAAAAGCTGTCGACTATCTAAGCCGAGACACTGTAGCTGGACAATCGGAGTTGGGTAG